One window from the genome of Paenibacillus azoreducens encodes:
- a CDS encoding YpuI family protein has translation MSASNVQKLCETTKGKLKYAIDKLEVFLNEYSLAQLAPEPTEEMLHFYKGFLSDLRHLLVFSEVSSEKLGVALRRANFDTDFAEKALYNVYHQCVNNFFYPKSESYSEDGRYAYTGQDAIRFRIKPVRPVRDIILDITKVFEDLRDDLTYYESDYLTERRMQKQRTHA, from the coding sequence ATGTCAGCAAGTAATGTTCAAAAATTGTGTGAGACTACGAAAGGGAAGCTGAAATACGCGATCGACAAGCTGGAGGTTTTTCTGAACGAATATTCGCTAGCGCAGCTTGCACCGGAACCGACCGAGGAAATGCTGCATTTTTATAAAGGATTCCTCTCGGATTTGCGTCATCTTCTCGTTTTTAGCGAAGTTTCTTCAGAGAAGCTTGGAGTCGCGCTGCGCCGTGCCAACTTCGATACCGATTTTGCTGAGAAAGCTCTCTACAATGTATATCACCAGTGCGTAAATAACTTTTTCTATCCAAAAAGCGAAAGTTATTCCGAAGATGGGCGATATGCCTATACCGGACAGGACGCGATCCGTTTCCGGATAAAGCCGGTGCGGCCGGTACGGGACATCATACTGGACATTACGAAAGTATTTGAAGATCTTAGGGATGACCTGACTTATTACGAAAGCGACTACTTAACGGAGCGCAGAATGCAAAAACAGCGTACTCACGCCTAA
- a CDS encoding DUF1540 domain-containing protein, with the protein MNDQRTIVKCSVSNCNYWGEQNVCKADQILIEIDKHASAKYSEEFGHEHFAEHKDYAENSSATCCLTFKPKSS; encoded by the coding sequence ATGAATGATCAAAGAACCATTGTTAAATGCAGCGTTAGCAACTGCAATTATTGGGGCGAGCAAAATGTTTGCAAAGCCGATCAGATTTTGATTGAAATCGACAAACATGCCTCCGCAAAGTACAGCGAAGAGTTCGGGCATGAGCATTTTGCCGAGCATAAAGATTATGCCGAGAATTCATCTGCAACTTGCTGCCTGACATTTAAACCGAAATCATCTTGA
- a CDS encoding lytic transglycosylase domain-containing protein, protein MQIDSSTAKQMVSLQDNSRIQNKDELLQDIIKNGSSSDFGVILQQYVNSSSEGGSSADVPPIPAGVSYSDGLLWQQLGPTEKPEVAETHSAGASRHVSGKSSPSAYDDLIRQASQKYGVDEALIKAVIDTESSFNPSVVSSAGAKGLMQLMDGTAAGLGVSDPFDPAENIDAGTRYLSYQIKRYSGQVNMALAAYNAGPNRVAKLGVSTDEQLMDKLDMLPLETRKYISKIANARLKYEV, encoded by the coding sequence ATGCAGATCGATTCGTCAACCGCGAAGCAGATGGTATCACTTCAGGATAACAGCCGCATTCAAAATAAGGACGAGCTTCTTCAGGACATTATCAAAAATGGAAGCAGCTCGGATTTTGGCGTTATTTTGCAGCAATATGTCAATTCATCATCAGAGGGCGGCTCCAGTGCCGACGTTCCTCCTATACCTGCAGGAGTTTCGTACAGCGACGGTTTATTATGGCAGCAGCTTGGCCCAACTGAAAAACCGGAGGTTGCAGAGACTCATTCTGCAGGGGCCTCCCGCCATGTTTCAGGGAAAAGCAGTCCGTCGGCTTATGATGACTTAATACGTCAAGCCAGCCAAAAGTACGGTGTGGATGAGGCATTGATCAAAGCGGTGATTGATACCGAATCCTCCTTTAATCCGAGTGTCGTTTCATCGGCAGGAGCGAAGGGACTGATGCAGCTGATGGACGGAACAGCCGCGGGACTGGGGGTCAGCGATCCGTTTGATCCGGCCGAAAACATTGATGCGGGCACGCGTTACCTGTCTTATCAAATCAAGCGTTATAGCGGGCAGGTAAATATGGCTTTGGCAGCGTACAATGCGGGACCTAACCGTGTGGCCAAACTGGGGGTATCCACTGATGAGCAGTTGATGGATAAATTGGATATGCTGCCGCTCGAGACCAGGAAATATATTAGTAAAATCGCAAATGCACGTTTGAAATACGAAGTTTAA
- a CDS encoding cysteine desulfurase family protein, protein MLYWDHAASTPPYDEVIQTMADVMRKHYGNPSSIHRMGEDAAKLIKRAREVCAASLHVTPSEIILTSGATEGNNLAIKGTALQYASRGKHIVTTRIEHPSVYESCLELEKYGYEVTFLPVDANGRVNPDEFASAVRKDTILVSVMHVNNETGAVQPLVEIGEAVKKANPLAVFHIDGVQGFGKLPVQLKEWKADLYTLSAHKIRGPKGTGVLYKREGITLHPLLSGGKQEAGVRAGTENIPGFVAMAKAMRMAGEQTETFMTEVGALRDELMAWIQKTPCLELNSSPKGAPHIVNVSFPGMKSEVLLHSLEEHGMLVSTKSACSSKIAEPSRVLLAMGRSEASASSAIRISMGLTHSREDLRRLLAALESAVKRLEPLRQEGLN, encoded by the coding sequence ATGCTATATTGGGATCATGCGGCAAGCACGCCGCCTTATGATGAAGTCATTCAAACGATGGCCGATGTCATGAGAAAACATTACGGCAACCCTTCCTCCATCCACCGGATGGGCGAAGATGCCGCGAAATTAATCAAGCGGGCCCGGGAAGTATGCGCCGCATCTTTGCATGTAACCCCTTCGGAGATCATTCTGACGTCAGGAGCGACCGAAGGGAATAATCTGGCGATCAAAGGAACGGCCCTTCAATATGCAAGCCGCGGCAAACATATCGTCACGACCCGGATCGAGCATCCTTCCGTTTATGAGAGCTGCCTGGAGCTTGAAAAATATGGGTATGAGGTAACTTTTCTGCCGGTTGACGCCAATGGCAGGGTTAATCCGGACGAGTTTGCCTCGGCCGTGCGGAAAGATACGATTTTGGTCAGCGTAATGCATGTGAATAATGAAACGGGTGCCGTCCAGCCTTTGGTCGAAATTGGCGAGGCCGTTAAGAAAGCGAATCCGCTTGCCGTTTTTCATATCGACGGGGTTCAGGGCTTCGGTAAATTGCCAGTTCAGCTGAAGGAATGGAAGGCGGATTTGTATACATTGTCTGCGCATAAAATCCGCGGACCGAAAGGAACGGGAGTGCTGTACAAACGTGAGGGCATCACCCTTCATCCGCTTTTGTCCGGGGGGAAACAGGAAGCGGGAGTGCGGGCCGGAACCGAAAATATTCCGGGATTCGTCGCGATGGCCAAGGCGATGCGTATGGCTGGCGAACAGACAGAGACGTTTATGACGGAAGTAGGAGCGCTCAGGGACGAACTCATGGCATGGATTCAAAAGACGCCGTGCCTTGAGCTGAACAGCTCGCCGAAAGGTGCGCCGCATATCGTAAACGTATCGTTTCCGGGGATGAAGTCGGAGGTTCTGCTTCATTCATTGGAGGAGCACGGCATGCTTGTTTCCACCAAATCGGCCTGCTCTTCGAAAATCGCCGAACCAAGCCGGGTGCTGCTCGCTATGGGGCGGAGCGAAGCTTCGGCTTCCAGCGCGATCCGGATCAGCATGGGTCTCACCCATTCGCGCGAAGATTTACGGCGGCTGCTCGCAGCACTTGAATCTGCAGTGAAACGTTTAGAACCGCTGCGACAGGAAGGATTGAATTAA
- the thiI gene encoding tRNA uracil 4-sulfurtransferase ThiI — protein sequence MKYDMLMIRYGELTLKGKNRGRFERTVLKHVESVLSSFPAAQTQTEYGRLYIMLNGEDAAKVSAELKKIFGLHSISPVLVCPSELDQIIETSTSFIRQLAPAEGTTFKVTARRVWKRFPHSSHEMNHLVGAPVLQEFPQLKISMKQPEIELRIEIREHGTYIYSEVIHGVGGFPRGSNGKAMLLLSGGIDSPVAGYSGMRRGLEVECVHFFSYPFTSPKAKEKVLELAKVLSGYTGSVKVHLVPFTDVQTSFTTVGQDNLIITLMRRSMLRIATKLAERQGALALLTGDSLGQVASQTLQSMNVIGRATDLPILRPLITMDKNEIVDIAQKIGTYDLSILPYEDCCTLFVPKSPTTNPNLHVVERVEASIPNLEAMLEEAVKQTETVVLRPDSVIEVDREETIDENWF from the coding sequence TTGAAATATGATATGCTAATGATCCGTTATGGAGAGCTTACATTGAAAGGCAAAAATAGAGGCCGCTTCGAAAGAACGGTGTTGAAGCATGTGGAATCCGTGCTTTCTTCTTTTCCGGCTGCGCAAACCCAGACCGAATACGGCAGGCTGTACATCATGCTAAACGGCGAGGATGCGGCTAAAGTATCCGCGGAGCTGAAAAAAATATTCGGGCTTCATTCGATCAGCCCGGTCCTGGTTTGTCCGTCGGAATTGGACCAAATTATCGAGACAAGCACATCATTTATTCGACAACTGGCTCCAGCGGAAGGAACGACGTTTAAGGTAACGGCCAGACGGGTGTGGAAGCGATTCCCACATTCGTCGCATGAGATGAATCATTTGGTCGGGGCTCCCGTGCTGCAAGAATTCCCGCAGCTAAAGATCAGCATGAAGCAGCCGGAGATTGAGCTTCGCATCGAGATCAGAGAACATGGAACTTATATATACAGCGAGGTTATCCACGGTGTCGGCGGCTTCCCAAGAGGCAGCAACGGCAAGGCCATGCTGCTTTTGTCAGGGGGCATCGACAGCCCCGTAGCAGGCTATTCCGGCATGAGACGTGGCCTGGAAGTGGAATGCGTGCACTTTTTCAGCTATCCGTTTACAAGCCCTAAGGCCAAAGAGAAGGTACTGGAACTGGCGAAAGTGCTCTCGGGCTATACGGGCTCAGTGAAGGTGCATCTGGTTCCGTTCACGGATGTGCAAACTTCCTTTACCACCGTGGGTCAGGATAATCTGATCATTACGTTGATGCGCCGCTCGATGCTGAGGATCGCTACTAAGCTGGCGGAGCGCCAGGGAGCGCTTGCGCTTTTGACTGGAGACAGTCTTGGCCAAGTGGCCAGCCAGACGCTGCAGAGCATGAATGTCATTGGACGCGCGACCGATCTGCCCATATTGCGGCCGCTCATTACGATGGATAAAAACGAAATTGTGGATATCGCCCAAAAAATCGGCACGTACGATTTGTCGATATTGCCATATGAGGATTGCTGCACTTTGTTTGTGCCGAAATCCCCGACGACTAATCCCAATTTGCATGTTGTGGAAAGAGTCGAAGCATCGATTCCGAATCTGGAAGCCATGCTTGAGGAAGCAGTGAAGCAGACGGAAACGGTGGTGCTGCGTCCCGATTCCGTGATCGAGGTGGACCGCGAGGAAACCATCGACGAAAATTGGTTCTAA
- a CDS encoding TerC family protein, translating to MVEASIVSFLAKLINIVFLDLILAGDNAIVIGLAARNLPSSTQKKAIFYGTGGAVLLRIAATVIVVWLLNIPWLLLAGGVLLIGIAYKLLADDDEHADVKAGRTFWGAVGTIIMADAAMGLDNVIAIAGAAQQNILLVVLGLLISVPIVVWGSTIFIKLINRFPWIIYLGSAVLAYTASKMITQEKRLQPFFESHSAVRIALIAIVMIGVLAAGYVKKHSNRRKNQKRSSYN from the coding sequence ATGGTGGAAGCATCCATAGTATCGTTTTTGGCAAAACTGATCAATATCGTTTTTCTGGATCTCATATTAGCTGGCGATAACGCCATTGTCATTGGCCTTGCTGCGAGGAACCTGCCATCCTCGACTCAGAAAAAGGCTATTTTTTATGGAACCGGCGGCGCGGTGCTGCTCAGAATCGCGGCTACCGTCATCGTCGTCTGGCTGCTGAACATTCCTTGGCTTCTGCTGGCAGGCGGCGTTTTGCTCATTGGCATCGCATACAAACTGCTGGCCGATGACGACGAACATGCCGATGTCAAAGCGGGCCGGACATTTTGGGGCGCCGTGGGGACGATTATCATGGCGGATGCGGCGATGGGACTCGATAACGTTATCGCTATTGCCGGTGCCGCGCAACAAAATATTTTGCTCGTTGTTTTAGGTCTTTTGATCAGCGTCCCGATTGTCGTTTGGGGCAGCACGATTTTTATCAAACTGATCAACCGTTTTCCCTGGATCATTTATCTTGGTTCAGCCGTGCTTGCTTATACGGCATCTAAAATGATTACTCAGGAAAAAAGACTTCAGCCTTTCTTTGAAAGCCATTCTGCGGTTCGAATCGCACTCATCGCCATCGTCATGATTGGAGTACTCGCAGCAGGCTACGTTAAAAAACATTCGAATCGGCGAAAAAATCAAAAACGCAGTTCTTACAATTAA
- a CDS encoding TerC family protein yields the protein MESIWLLVQILMINLVLSGDNAVVIALASKNLPPKQRKLAVWWGALGAVVLRCILTFMAVILLKIPFVQAAGGALLFWIAFKLLADDKDDIRVDQSASIWKAVRSILAADFIMSLDNVLALAGVADGDLALIAIGIAISIPIVVFGSNLIVGLLHRFPVLVYLGAGILGYTAGEMLLQDSRMGFLLSSIIPELHHLVPTLLTALVIIAGGYRKLSLRRS from the coding sequence TTGGAATCCATATGGCTGCTTGTTCAAATCCTGATGATCAACCTGGTATTGAGCGGAGATAATGCGGTGGTCATTGCGCTGGCAAGCAAAAATTTGCCGCCCAAACAACGAAAGCTGGCTGTGTGGTGGGGGGCGCTAGGGGCGGTTGTGCTCAGATGCATATTGACGTTTATGGCCGTGATTCTTTTAAAAATTCCTTTCGTACAAGCCGCAGGAGGGGCGCTGCTGTTCTGGATCGCCTTTAAGCTTCTGGCAGACGACAAGGACGACATTCGGGTAGACCAGTCGGCATCGATCTGGAAAGCGGTTAGAAGCATTTTGGCTGCCGACTTTATTATGAGCTTGGACAACGTACTTGCTTTAGCCGGTGTGGCGGACGGTGATCTGGCCTTAATCGCCATCGGGATCGCCATCAGTATCCCCATCGTCGTGTTCGGGAGCAATTTGATCGTAGGTCTCCTTCACCGTTTTCCGGTGCTCGTTTATTTGGGTGCAGGGATATTGGGATACACAGCCGGCGAAATGCTGCTTCAGGATTCCAGAATGGGTTTTTTGCTGTCTTCGATCATACCCGAGCTGCACCATCTGGTGCCAACGCTGCTGACGGCACTTGTCATTATCGCGGGCGGCTATCGCAAGCTGTCGCTCCGCCGTTCATAA
- a CDS encoding ArnT family glycosyltransferase codes for MDFNKNRYMWITAICIILVSLLVIVVHKNDLMLGSLSKLDNDDVRYIRSGKHLLETGQLIYYNPTTSLSAFIMPGLSLIIAGIMWIFGTGDIGMFAFRMFQVILTAASAIFVYKITEYIAGTKTAKIAITCIALYVPIYYVADLFLTEAFFTFTLTGMTYQCLLALNKNRGRDYVWLGLWIAAAVYFRPTAALFPLTIGIIWLFQRRGIVYMIKNTLILSVTIVICLSPWWIRNYQVFHEFIPLTNSSANPYLLGMLIFEQEPADFIKHYPDLYNAWSHGTEEEQKALANKIFAFQIKHHPISFISWLLFGKLIRLIIIPFYWTPVLGIPYVAAGAVHLILLYFGVAGVISLVKKRNRNGMILCAVMAYFIVVYLPFFTFERYFYPTMFLLISAAALGVQQYGPPLRDKWNRRFNRKTAA; via the coding sequence TTGGACTTCAATAAAAATCGTTATATGTGGATCACCGCTATATGCATCATACTTGTATCGCTGCTTGTGATCGTTGTTCACAAGAATGATCTCATGCTTGGCAGTTTATCCAAACTTGACAATGATGATGTCCGTTATATCCGCAGCGGTAAACATCTTCTTGAAACCGGTCAGTTGATCTATTACAATCCCACGACATCATTATCCGCGTTTATTATGCCGGGTTTATCGCTAATTATTGCGGGCATCATGTGGATTTTTGGCACCGGAGATATAGGGATGTTCGCATTCCGGATGTTTCAAGTCATTTTAACGGCGGCGTCGGCAATATTTGTTTATAAGATTACGGAATACATCGCGGGTACAAAAACGGCAAAAATCGCGATCACATGCATTGCCTTGTACGTGCCCATTTATTATGTCGCCGATTTGTTTTTGACGGAAGCCTTTTTCACTTTTACGCTCACGGGCATGACTTATCAATGCCTGCTCGCATTAAACAAAAACCGCGGGCGTGATTATGTTTGGCTCGGTCTCTGGATTGCCGCAGCGGTTTACTTTAGGCCTACGGCTGCATTATTTCCGCTTACGATCGGGATCATTTGGTTGTTTCAGCGGCGGGGCATCGTTTATATGATTAAAAATACGCTGATTTTATCGGTTACGATTGTGATCTGCCTTTCGCCGTGGTGGATTCGGAATTATCAGGTATTTCATGAGTTTATTCCGCTCACCAATTCATCGGCCAACCCGTATTTGCTGGGAATGCTTATTTTCGAGCAGGAGCCGGCGGATTTTATCAAACATTATCCGGATCTATATAACGCATGGAGCCATGGCACCGAAGAAGAGCAAAAAGCGCTCGCCAACAAGATTTTTGCTTTTCAGATCAAGCATCATCCGATTTCCTTTATCTCCTGGCTGCTGTTTGGAAAATTGATCCGCCTGATCATCATTCCGTTTTATTGGACGCCTGTCTTGGGGATTCCGTACGTCGCTGCAGGAGCGGTGCACCTTATTTTGCTTTACTTTGGCGTAGCAGGGGTGATATCACTTGTGAAAAAAAGGAACCGGAACGGAATGATATTATGCGCAGTCATGGCTTATTTCATTGTGGTCTATCTGCCGTTTTTCACTTTTGAACGTTATTTCTATCCAACGATGTTCCTGCTGATCTCAGCGGCGGCGCTTGGAGTTCAGCAGTACGGCCCACCCTTACGCGATAAATGGAACCGGAGATTTAATAGGAAAACCGCTGCTTGA
- the typA gene encoding translational GTPase TypA, translating into MHSRDKIRNIAIIAHVDHGKTTLVDQLLQQSGIFGKHEHLQERAMDSNDIERERGITILAKNTAITYKDYLINIVDTPGHADFGGEVERIMKMVDGVLLVVDAYEGCMPQTKFVLRKALEQNLTPIVVVNKIDRPAARPVEVIDEVLDLFIELEANDDQLNFPVVYASALNGTSSMDAEKQDENMLSLYETIIDHIPAPTEKVDEPLQFLVTLMDYNEYLGRIAIGRVNRGVIKQGQSVTVIMRDGKSKTARIEKLFGFQGLKRIEIEEAGGGDIVAISGIKDINIGETIADPQNPEALPVLKIDEPTLQMTFLVNNSPFAGREGKWVTSRKLRERLMKELETDVSLRVDETDSPDAFIVSGRGELHLGILIENMRREGYEMQVSKPEVIVREIDGKKMEPIERLMIDVPEESMGAVMESLGTRKAEMVNMINNGNGQVRLEFLIPARGLIGYRTHFLTLTRGYGVMNHAFDSYGPLHSGQVGGRHQGVLVSSENGTSTFYGMMSVEDRGILFLEPGTEIYEGMIVGEHNRDNDIVVNICKEKQLTNVRSATKDDTVKMKTPRIFSLEQALEYLNDDEYCEITPKSVRLRKKILNKSERERAEKHRKMAEANL; encoded by the coding sequence ATGCATTCAAGAGATAAAATTCGCAACATCGCGATTATTGCCCACGTAGACCATGGTAAAACAACGCTGGTGGATCAGCTCCTGCAGCAATCCGGTATTTTCGGGAAACACGAGCATTTGCAGGAACGGGCCATGGACTCCAACGACATCGAACGTGAACGCGGGATTACCATTTTGGCCAAAAATACGGCTATTACGTATAAAGATTATTTGATCAACATTGTAGATACACCGGGACACGCCGACTTCGGCGGTGAGGTGGAGCGGATCATGAAAATGGTCGATGGCGTACTGCTTGTCGTAGACGCTTATGAAGGCTGCATGCCGCAAACTAAATTCGTGCTACGCAAAGCGCTTGAGCAAAACCTCACCCCGATTGTGGTCGTCAACAAAATTGACCGTCCGGCAGCTCGTCCGGTTGAAGTCATTGACGAAGTACTCGATTTGTTCATCGAACTGGAAGCCAATGACGATCAACTGAATTTCCCCGTTGTGTACGCTTCGGCCTTGAACGGCACATCAAGCATGGATGCTGAAAAGCAGGATGAAAACATGCTTTCCTTGTACGAAACCATCATTGACCATATTCCGGCTCCAACGGAAAAAGTGGATGAACCGCTGCAATTTCTCGTAACCCTCATGGATTACAACGAATATCTCGGTCGTATCGCGATCGGACGCGTCAACCGCGGCGTGATCAAGCAAGGCCAGTCCGTTACGGTTATCATGCGCGACGGAAAAAGCAAAACCGCCCGGATCGAGAAGCTTTTCGGCTTCCAAGGGCTTAAACGAATCGAAATCGAAGAAGCCGGCGGCGGCGACATCGTGGCGATTTCGGGGATTAAAGACATCAATATCGGCGAAACCATCGCGGATCCGCAAAATCCGGAAGCATTGCCTGTCCTGAAGATCGACGAACCGACGCTGCAAATGACCTTCCTGGTCAACAACAGTCCGTTTGCAGGACGCGAAGGGAAATGGGTAACCTCCCGTAAACTTCGTGAACGCTTGATGAAAGAGTTGGAAACCGATGTCAGCTTACGCGTGGATGAAACCGACAGCCCGGATGCATTTATCGTTTCCGGTCGCGGCGAACTTCATCTTGGCATTCTGATCGAGAATATGCGCCGTGAAGGATATGAAATGCAGGTATCCAAACCGGAAGTTATCGTGCGCGAAATCGACGGCAAAAAAATGGAGCCGATTGAACGTCTGATGATCGACGTGCCGGAAGAAAGCATGGGCGCCGTCATGGAAAGCCTGGGTACCCGCAAAGCGGAAATGGTGAACATGATCAACAACGGCAACGGACAAGTCCGTTTGGAATTCCTGATTCCTGCGCGCGGCCTGATCGGATACCGGACCCACTTCCTGACACTGACCCGCGGATACGGGGTTATGAACCATGCATTCGACAGCTATGGACCTCTCCACAGCGGCCAAGTCGGCGGTCGTCATCAAGGCGTGCTCGTGTCCAGCGAAAACGGAACAAGCACGTTCTACGGCATGATGAGCGTTGAAGACCGCGGAATCCTGTTCCTTGAGCCGGGTACGGAAATTTATGAAGGAATGATCGTAGGCGAGCATAATCGCGATAACGACATCGTTGTTAACATTTGTAAGGAAAAACAACTGACAAACGTGCGTTCAGCGACAAAAGATGATACAGTAAAAATGAAGACGCCTCGCATCTTCTCGCTCGAACAGGCCCTTGAGTACCTGAACGACGATGAATACTGCGAAATTACGCCTAAATCGGTTCGTCTCCGCAAGAAGATTTTGAACAAAAGCGAACGGGAGCGTGCCGAAAAGCACCGTAAGATGGCTGAAGCCAATCTGTAA
- a CDS encoding YlaH-like family protein, which translates to MQAWFASHPLVSYIIIFILITFVYNKVFRVKQKLPLLKEILLYILMALGSGMLLIFQHDKLPIIQCLLVAVALMLLVRVRYFVEARQKKKAEAAAKRS; encoded by the coding sequence GTGCAAGCCTGGTTTGCTTCGCATCCGCTTGTGTCTTACATCATCATTTTCATATTGATTACATTTGTCTACAACAAGGTATTCCGAGTTAAACAGAAGCTCCCTTTGTTAAAAGAAATTTTGCTTTATATTCTGATGGCTTTGGGATCAGGCATGCTGCTTATATTCCAGCACGACAAGCTGCCGATCATTCAATGCCTGCTCGTTGCAGTTGCTTTAATGCTGCTGGTGCGCGTTCGCTATTTTGTGGAAGCCCGGCAGAAAAAGAAAGCAGAGGCGGCAGCGAAGAGAAGTTGA
- a CDS encoding LCP family protein: MSSSNNNLPPRSQSGSQNRKQPPKKKKKKKNGFKSFLKLVLIVIILAVLAVGGYAGWLYYKAENGVLNTGNNNPVPPEKSAKVKPITMLLLGTDYRPETGTHLSDVIMVTAFNPETKTVTVVSLPRDTRINLKGYRPNKANAYYPIFLSEEKKGGKNAMDEMKTMMSKYMDIPIDYVTVLNFQGFRDVVDALDGVDINVDADMCYRDKADGTNINLKKGEQKLNGEKALDYVRYRKSNCRPKTKPSDDFDRNRRQNEVLHALIDKMQTFKGVTSLGSVLDAADKNMETDIENDQMKNMISTYWTIKKENVKFMPITGNWKSPYVYVNDDELDKAKQALKDELAGKGLPAASTDSAEKANP; the protein is encoded by the coding sequence ATGAGTTCCAGCAATAATAATCTACCTCCACGATCTCAAAGCGGCAGCCAAAACAGGAAACAGCCGCCAAAAAAGAAGAAGAAAAAGAAAAACGGGTTCAAATCATTTTTGAAATTGGTCTTAATCGTCATCATTTTGGCCGTTTTGGCGGTGGGCGGATATGCCGGATGGCTGTATTACAAGGCTGAGAACGGCGTGCTGAACACAGGCAATAACAATCCGGTACCTCCGGAGAAATCAGCCAAGGTGAAGCCGATCACGATGCTTTTGCTTGGGACGGACTACCGGCCTGAGACAGGCACGCATCTTTCGGACGTGATCATGGTTACCGCATTTAATCCGGAGACCAAAACCGTCACGGTCGTTTCGCTTCCACGGGATACGCGGATCAACCTGAAGGGTTATAGACCCAACAAGGCAAACGCTTATTATCCGATTTTCTTGTCGGAAGAGAAAAAGGGCGGTAAAAATGCCATGGATGAGATGAAAACCATGATGAGCAAATACATGGACATTCCGATCGATTATGTCACGGTTCTTAATTTCCAGGGCTTCCGGGATGTTGTTGATGCTCTCGACGGCGTCGATATCAATGTCGATGCGGATATGTGTTACCGGGACAAAGCCGACGGGACAAACATCAATTTGAAAAAAGGCGAGCAGAAACTGAACGGCGAAAAAGCACTGGACTATGTGCGTTACCGTAAATCGAACTGCAGGCCGAAGACGAAACCTTCCGATGATTTTGACCGCAACCGCAGGCAAAATGAGGTTCTTCACGCGCTGATCGATAAAATGCAAACATTCAAGGGCGTAACGAGTCTGGGCAGTGTTCTGGATGCGGCGGATAAAAACATGGAAACCGACATTGAAAACGATCAGATGAAAAACATGATTTCCACGTATTGGACGATCAAAAAGGAAAACGTCAAATTCATGCCGATTACGGGTAACTGGAAAAGCCCTTACGTATATGTGAATGATGACGAGCTTGATAAAGCAAAACAGGCGCTGAAGGATGAACTTGCAGGCAAAGGCCTGCCGGCAGCCTCGACGGATTCGGCGGAAAAAGCGAATCCATAA
- a CDS encoding YhcN/YlaJ family sporulation lipoprotein, which translates to MRMLLLIVLVLAVVGGCNKPYNKNASPSPQSKQGPTAASTKYNRVTTKSTGNPAVRSAEQTTDLAVKDHLEAIAERVAGVKKAHAVVFGNTAVVGIDVDGHLTRSRVGNIKYSVAEALRKDPRGKNALVTADMDLSNRIAEIGHHIKKGEPVSGFASELADIVGRIIPQLPKDVKPRTQAPPVAPTSRH; encoded by the coding sequence ATGAGAATGCTTCTGCTTATTGTGCTGGTACTTGCTGTTGTCGGCGGCTGTAACAAGCCTTATAACAAAAACGCATCACCCTCTCCTCAAAGTAAACAAGGACCGACGGCCGCTTCCACCAAATACAACCGGGTTACGACGAAATCTACCGGGAATCCCGCCGTTCGGTCTGCCGAACAAACAACCGATTTGGCTGTAAAAGATCATCTTGAAGCGATCGCCGAAAGAGTCGCCGGAGTCAAAAAAGCGCATGCGGTCGTGTTTGGCAATACGGCGGTCGTCGGTATTGACGTGGATGGCCATCTTACCCGGTCCAGAGTCGGTAACATTAAATATTCCGTAGCCGAAGCGCTGCGGAAGGATCCACGGGGCAAAAACGCGCTTGTGACTGCCGATATGGATTTATCCAACCGGATTGCCGAGATTGGACATCACATTAAAAAGGGCGAGCCCGTGTCCGGTTTCGCGTCGGAGTTGGCTGATATTGTCGGGCGAATCATTCCGCAGCTTCCGAAGGATGTCAAGCCGAGAACCCAGGCTCCGCCGGTTGCGCCGACCTCCAGACATTAA